The Nitratidesulfovibrio sp. SRB-5 genomic sequence AAGGCGGCGAGGTGCGGCGGGGTGCCTTCCGGCGCGCGGAAGTGCGCGGTCAGGTGCAGGTCGGCGGACTGGACCATGTACGGGGCGTGCCAGTCCAGGGTGCGCCCGCCCCAGGCGGCGGCATCCGGCTGGCGGCGCACCGCCCCGGCCAGTCGGCGCAGCCAGTCGGGCGGCACGGCGGCGTCGTCGTCCAGATAGGCGGCAAAGTCGCAGGCGGCCACTTCCGGCAGGCGCATCAGCCAGTTGCGCGCGGCGGCGGCCCCCACGTTGACCGGCAGGTGCACGGCGGTGCAACGGTCCGCGCCGAACCTGTCGGCCCAGGCGCGCACCACGTCGCCGGTGCCGTCGGTGGAGCCGTTGTCCAGCAGGGCGATGCGGGCCACGTCCGGCAGGCCGGGTGCCAGGTGGACAAGGGCGGTGTCGAGCTCCTGCGCCTTGTTCCACGAATAGAGCAGCACGGCGGTGGACCCGGCGGGTTCGGCCTCCGGGGTGTCCACGCCGCGCCAGACGTCGTGGGCGCGCAGGGCAAGGTTGACGTGCCAGGGCCGGGCGGCCAGCACCGCATCCCACAGGGGCAGGGCGGCGGGGACATCGCCCAGGCGGACCAGGCAGTGGGCGGCGTGTTCCACCGGGGCCAGCCAGCAGCCGTTGCCCGGCGCGGCGGAAGATGCAGGCTGGCCGGACGCGGGCAGGCCGGACACGGCCAGCGCGGCGGCGCGAAAATGGGCCAGCGCGGCGTCATGGTGGCGGGCGGCGGTGGCCGTGCCGTCAGCGTGCCCCACACAGGCGGAGGCGCGGTTGGCCGCCAGGCAGCCGTGAAGATGGGCGAAAAGCGGGGCGAGAGGTGGCCCGGTTCCGGCTGGACCGGCAGGACCGGCTGAACCGGCTGAACCAGATGCGCCAGACGGGGCAAACCGGGCTGCGGCCCGATGCAGGTGCCCATCCAGCCAGTCCAGATCGCCGGAAAGTTCGCCCACGGCCACGGCCTGCTGCATCCAGAACAGGTTGTCCGGTTCGCGTTGGCGCTCGGCGTCCACATGGCGTTGCAGGCGCACCCAGTCTGTCTGGGCGGCCAGCCGTTCGTAGCGGGTCAGATCCGCCGGGCGGCGCCAGGCCCCGTGCACGGCGGCCAGCAGCGCGGCCAGCGCGGGGTGCAGCCAGGGCATGCGCTGATGCAGCAGCAGTGCCTGCCCGGCCAGCTGGCCGTTGCAGGGGTCGTCCTCCCACGCGGCCAGCAGCAGTTCGCGACCGGTGCGCAGCAGGTCTTCACGCCCGTGGGGGCCTGTGGTGTCGGCGGGCGAAGCGGCGGGGGATTGCGAGCGGGTGATGGCGTCGGCGGCGCAGCGCAGCCGGTGGACGGACCCCACGCTGCCGTGCACGAGGCGGATGCGCAGCCACAGCGGCAGGCGCTGCCAGGCAAGGGCAAGGGAGGCGTGCGGCATGGCGTCGTCCCGTAGGTAGTCCGTCGAGGGTCGATGCCCCGTCAGGGTCGAGAACGAAGGGCGCGGGCCGGGATCAGTCGGCGCAGTTCACGCAGCGGCTGGCCTCGGGCATGGCCATGAGCCGGGCCAGGGGGATGGGTTCGCCGCATTCCACGCAGAAGCCGAAGTCGGGATCGTCCTCGTCGATGCGCTTCAGGGCGTATTCCAGGCCCACCTGACGGTTGCGCAACTGGGCCAGGGCGGCCTCGTTGACGCTCTTGTTCTGGATGGCGTCCATGCGCGAGACTTCGTCCATGCCGTCCGCGCCGGGGGGAACAGGCTTGGTCAGTTCCTTCAGGGCCTCGATGTCCTGCGCGATGCGGGCAAGATCGGCGACGATCCGTTCCCGGAGTTTTTGTCTGTCGTTGGGCGTCATCGTGTGCTCTCTTCCGGGGCGAGCGGGAAGGGCGGTGGTTGCTTGTTTCGTCGCGGCGCGTCCGGCCCGCGCCATGCGCGGCACAAGACGCGGCGACGCCGGGCGAAACGCCGCAGGTAACCGCCGTGGGGCGGACCGGCGCACGCCGACCAGCCGACACGGTTCAAGCGCCGCCGTGCGGCGGCGCCATGGGTTGCCGGAGCTTCGTCCGCATGGAACCCGGACGAGATTCCAGCCCTACCCCATTTGCCCGCGCTTTCCAACCCCTTGACGCATGAGGGGACGCATGAGGGGACGGACGAGGGCGGCGGACGAGGGGGCATCGGCCGGTGCCGGGCCATGCCGGAGATGGCGCGCGATGACGGGGGCGCAGGCGTGGCAGGGGCTGCCGCGTTGAGCGGGCGGCGGCTTCCTGCTATGGCTGGGCATCGACACGGGAGGCGGATGTGCACACGGCGGCCATGGTTGCGGAATTTCTCGGGCGCATGATCCTGCAAAGGGAGGGCGACGGGGCGGGCGCCCTGTCAGGTGCTCTGTCCGGCGCCATGCCCGATCCCGCGTCCTGCGCCACGTTCGGCTCCACGCCGGGCTTCCCGCAGGCCGTCCCCGGCGAGGCGGACGCGGCCACCCCCCAGGCCTGGGCCGCCGCGCTGGGCGTGCCCGTGGCCGGGAAGGGGGCCGGGGCCGCATCCGCACCCGGAACCGCACCGGTATCGGCGGAGGACGTCTCCTTTCTGGCCGCCGGTGAATACCATGAAAACTGGCTGGTGCGCTCCCCGGCGGGGCCGGTGGTGCTGCGCGGCAACCGGGGCGGCGCGGCGGGCAGCCAGCTGGGGTTGGCCGACCAGATTTCCTACGAGTACCGGGTGCTGCATGCCCTGGCCGGGTGCGCCGCCACCCCGCGTCCGCTGGCGTTGGCCCCGGCGGCGAAGCTGCCCGACGGCGATCCGGCTGACGTTCCATCATCCCCGGCAGAATTTCCGTCATCACCAGCGTCGGGGCCAGACACCCCTACCCCGACCGGCGGCGCCCTGCTGATGCAGTGGCTGCCGGGCCGTCCGCTGGACTACCGCGCCGATGCCCGCCACGCCGCGCGGGTGTTCGCCGCCGTGCACGCGGCCCCCGTGCCCCCGGCGGTGGAACTGCCCCCGCCCGGCCCGGTGCCGCACGTGCTGCCGCGCGGCGTGCTGGCCGCGCAGCCGGACCCCTTGGCGGCCATCGTGGCGGAAAGCTCGGCCCTGCTGGCCCGCCACGCCGACCATCCGCTGGCCCCGCGCATGGCCACCGCACGCCAAGCGCTGCTGGACTACCGCGACCGGGTGGCCCGGCTGGCCGGGGATACCCGCCACCTGTTCGCGGACGAGGCCCCGGTCATCGCCAATACCGAGGTCAATTCCGGCAACTTTCTCGTGCCCGAAGGCGATGCCGCCGCCTTTCCCGCGCCCTGCGGCGCATGGCTGGTGGACTGGGAAAAGGCGGTGGTCACCACCCGCTACCAGGACCTGGGCCACTTTCTGGCGCCCACCACCACCCTGTGGAAGACCGACTTCACCTTTGACGCGGCCACGCGCGCGGCCTTTCTGGACCATTACCGGGCGGCCTTGCGCCATGCGGGGCAGCCCGTGCCGGACGCGGAGGAATGCGCGGCAAAGGCCGACGTCATGGTGCGCGCCGTGCTGTTGCGCGGCCTGTCGTGGTGCCTGATGGCCTGGCATGAATACGCGGGCGGCGGGCGCGCGCTGGCCCATGCCGACACCTTTCGGACCATCGAACGCTATCTGGGGAACATCGCATGGTTCTTGCGGTAGAGGGGCTGTGCGCCTCGTACGGAGAAGGCGATGCCGCGCCCGGCGGCGCGGGGCTGGTGGCAGCCGCCGTGGGGCGGGCCGTGGGGTTCGTCGCCGGGCGGCGCGGGCCGCGCGCTCCGCTGCCGCAGGCCCGGCCCGATCTGCCTGATCTGCCCGATCTGCCCGATCTGCCCGATCTGCCTGACCGGCCTGACCGGCATGACCAGCCTTCTCTTTCGTCACAGGCCGGGCACAACGGGCACTCCGCATCGGCCCCCCCGGTGTTCAGCGGGGTGTCCTTCCATCTGGCGCAGGGCGAAATGGCCTGCCTGGTGGGGCCTTCCGGAGTGGGCAAGACCACCCTGCTGCGGGTGCTGGCCGGGCTGCATCCCTCCGACGCGGGCGGGTTCACCGTCACCCCGCCGGACGGGCACGACGACGCGGTGATCCTGGTCTTTCAGGATTACATGCTGTTCCCGCACCTGACCGTGCGCGACAACGTGGCCTTCGGCCTGCGGGCGCGCGGCATGGGCCGCCGCCAGCGCATCCAGCGGGCCGGGGACATGCTGGCCGACTTCGCCATCGGCGACCTGGCCCACCGCTATCCGGCCCACCTTTCCGCCGGGCAGCGCCAGCGCGTGGCCCTGGCGCGCGCGCTGGTGTGCAATCCGGCCCTGCTGCTGCTGGACGAGCCCTTCGCCAACCTGGACCGCACCCTGCGTCTGGAGATGGCCGCCTACGTGCGCGACACGGTGCGCCGCTACGGGGTGACCACCCTCAGCGTCACCCACGACCTGGAAGAGGCGTTCGCCGTGTCTGACCGCATCGGGGTCATGCTGCACGGGCGGCTGGCCCAGTTCGGCACCCCGGCGGAACTGTACGCCCGGCCCGTGTCGCTCGACGTGGCGCGCTTCATGGGGCCGGTCAACGTGCTGGACGGCCCGGCGTGCACGGCCTTCGGCCTGCCCCTGCCGGGCGGCTGCCTGTGCGGCGGCGGCGACGATTGCGCGCCGCTGGCCCTGCGGCCCGAAGGGCTGGCCGCCATCCCCGACCCGGACGGCCCCGCCGTGGTCGCGCGGGCCGTGTTCACCGGGCAGGTCACCCGGCTGACCCTGTATCCGGCGCGCGGGGGGGCTGACCTCCGGCCCGGCATGCCGGAACTGGTGGTGCACACCCTGCGCGCGGACATGCCGGAAGGGACGCGGGTTCGCGTGGAGTTGGCGTAGCGCGACGTGACCGTGCTACATTTTCGTTGCATTGCCGGAATCGGTGCGATGGGCTATGACCCCGCCATGATGCCGCATTCAACGCATGAAACGCTGGCCCCGCAGTCTTCCGGTGCCGCTGGTGCCGCGCCTGGCCGCCTGCCCGACGCCGGTGCGCCGCGCCGCGTGGTGTCGCTGGTGGTGCCCGTGCTGAACGAGGAGGACGCCGTCCCCCTCTTTCTGTCCACGGTGCGGCCCATCGTGGACCGCGAGCCATACGACTTCGAATTCGTGTTCGTGAACGACGGCAGCAGCGACCGCACCGTGGAGGTGCTGCTGGCCGAACACGCCCGTGACCCCCGCGTGAAGCTGGTGGACCTTTCGCGCAACTTCGGCAAGGAACTGGCCCTGGCGGCGGGGTTGCAGGCCGCGCGCGGCGATGCCGTGGTGCCCATGGACGTGGATCTGCAAGATCCGCCGGAGGTGTTGCCCAACTTCTTGCGCGCCTGGGAGCAGGGGGCCGAGGTGGTGGTGGGCGTG encodes the following:
- a CDS encoding glycosyltransferase family 2 protein codes for the protein MPHASLALAWQRLPLWLRIRLVHGSVGSVHRLRCAADAITRSQSPAASPADTTGPHGREDLLRTGRELLLAAWEDDPCNGQLAGQALLLHQRMPWLHPALAALLAAVHGAWRRPADLTRYERLAAQTDWVRLQRHVDAERQREPDNLFWMQQAVAVGELSGDLDWLDGHLHRAAARFAPSGASGSAGSAGPAGPAGTGPPLAPLFAHLHGCLAANRASACVGHADGTATAARHHDAALAHFRAAALAVSGLPASGQPASSAAPGNGCWLAPVEHAAHCLVRLGDVPAALPLWDAVLAARPWHVNLALRAHDVWRGVDTPEAEPAGSTAVLLYSWNKAQELDTALVHLAPGLPDVARIALLDNGSTDGTGDVVRAWADRFGADRCTAVHLPVNVGAAAARNWLMRLPEVAACDFAAYLDDDAAVPPDWLRRLAGAVRRQPDAAAWGGRTLDWHAPYMVQSADLHLTAHFRAPEGTPPHLAAFADDTPPPPDSATGEPQRDTLSPEVAFSPARAHALPFSVSDLHAQVTDMGRFDYLRPCISVTGCCHMFRTTELLEGGGFSLSLSPSQYDDLEHDLRRARDGRLACYTGFLPVRHMKRSGKAVRMGAAQFGNGLGNRYKLSGMFDAVEVLTMRRREFEALERDLLRKLAALAARKAP
- a CDS encoding TraR/DksA family transcriptional regulator is translated as MTPNDRQKLRERIVADLARIAQDIEALKELTKPVPPGADGMDEVSRMDAIQNKSVNEAALAQLRNRQVGLEYALKRIDEDDPDFGFCVECGEPIPLARLMAMPEASRCVNCAD
- a CDS encoding phosphotransferase family protein, producing the protein MHTAAMVAEFLGRMILQREGDGAGALSGALSGAMPDPASCATFGSTPGFPQAVPGEADAATPQAWAAALGVPVAGKGAGAASAPGTAPVSAEDVSFLAAGEYHENWLVRSPAGPVVLRGNRGGAAGSQLGLADQISYEYRVLHALAGCAATPRPLALAPAAKLPDGDPADVPSSPAEFPSSPASGPDTPTPTGGALLMQWLPGRPLDYRADARHAARVFAAVHAAPVPPAVELPPPGPVPHVLPRGVLAAQPDPLAAIVAESSALLARHADHPLAPRMATARQALLDYRDRVARLAGDTRHLFADEAPVIANTEVNSGNFLVPEGDAAAFPAPCGAWLVDWEKAVVTTRYQDLGHFLAPTTTLWKTDFTFDAATRAAFLDHYRAALRHAGQPVPDAEECAAKADVMVRAVLLRGLSWCLMAWHEYAGGGRALAHADTFRTIERYLGNIAWFLR
- a CDS encoding ABC transporter ATP-binding protein, encoding MVLAVEGLCASYGEGDAAPGGAGLVAAAVGRAVGFVAGRRGPRAPLPQARPDLPDLPDLPDLPDLPDRPDRHDQPSLSSQAGHNGHSASAPPVFSGVSFHLAQGEMACLVGPSGVGKTTLLRVLAGLHPSDAGGFTVTPPDGHDDAVILVFQDYMLFPHLTVRDNVAFGLRARGMGRRQRIQRAGDMLADFAIGDLAHRYPAHLSAGQRQRVALARALVCNPALLLLDEPFANLDRTLRLEMAAYVRDTVRRYGVTTLSVTHDLEEAFAVSDRIGVMLHGRLAQFGTPAELYARPVSLDVARFMGPVNVLDGPACTAFGLPLPGGCLCGGGDDCAPLALRPEGLAAIPDPDGPAVVARAVFTGQVTRLTLYPARGGADLRPGMPELVVHTLRADMPEGTRVRVELA